From a region of the Roseivirga sp. 4D4 genome:
- a CDS encoding SusC/RagA family TonB-linked outer membrane protein — protein MKRILLTLVMLVFAVLTTSALAQNRTVSGKVTGSDDGLPLPQVSIFLKGTTQGVPTNADGTYSISVPSSGGTLVYRFLGYVTQEVAIGNQSVINITLVPDATSLGEVVVTGVAAATPEKKLAFSVSKVKEDLIQQVPQANAGSAVRGKVAGVKVRQGGAPLSNPTFQIRGANQLRTSNNPLIVVDGILIEGALSDINMQDVESIEVLKGASAASLYGSRAANGVVAIRTRRGDKVNGMNFRFRNEFGAESLYNSRAPEKTGSHHFEMNPDGSIVTASDPNGFALGQDDPDLLQDNPFPNGTVDHLDQFFTGTSFWTSYLQLTSNYGSGNIAVSFENTLTGGVVPMNDGAQRQNIRVNLDQNITDKLKLSVSTLYGIRKRDLNYTGGLGTRGTLRNLFMMDPSADLTEDNFDGTPYRWNVNKFSNSESNPLYTLSRLTDDFRQNRFLANIRLNYEIADGLNAEYAISMDRSDNHTFTYLPKGHLDISAGNNPGLGQRSDSFNEQTAIISTTTLSYVKAFGDWNLRSRVFYQYEDNQTEGWGLSAQDQQASGIRTYNNFLTTNPLTSSESQITAHNFAGAISGDYQNKYIADLIVRYEGVSLFGADQRWQTFFRGSFNYRISEDVDIPGFQELSIRGSYGTSGNRPNFADQYERFNVTAGAISANGTLGNSNLQNSITTEYEISLRADFLDKFSALLSYSNQVTEKQILTVPISGAASGGFSSQIANAGTVEGNSIELTLDYEAIKTDKVGLTFGLVFDRFQGEITEFDRRDQVVGLNIWREGSKIGDIYGEQYARTLGELTTDASGFVLNDPFRQDGVLADYSVNSDGFVVHTASIGTAQESVLRKTDENGVVLNDILLGNATPDFNLGLNTTFRYKDLSVYMLWTHQSGGLIYNQSNQWLSRDLLHPMFDQAGVADGSKKTTAYYLSIYNVNRSNDFYLEDATNTRLAELAINYTINKNALDRMGLGNIFKSAKLSVIGRNLLLFSDYTGFDPEVGNLQAPVDNFSYPLVRSFTGSIDLTF, from the coding sequence ATGAAGAGAATTTTACTGACTCTTGTCATGCTCGTGTTTGCGGTTTTAACAACCTCAGCACTAGCCCAGAACAGGACAGTATCTGGTAAAGTGACTGGTTCAGATGATGGACTGCCACTTCCTCAGGTATCTATCTTTTTGAAGGGTACTACGCAAGGTGTACCTACAAATGCTGACGGAACTTACTCTATAAGTGTTCCTTCCAGTGGTGGTACTCTAGTGTACCGTTTCCTAGGTTATGTTACTCAAGAGGTTGCAATTGGCAATCAATCTGTGATTAATATAACGCTAGTACCAGATGCTACTTCACTTGGTGAGGTGGTTGTAACGGGTGTTGCTGCTGCAACGCCAGAGAAAAAGCTTGCATTCTCTGTGAGTAAAGTGAAAGAGGATCTTATCCAACAGGTTCCTCAAGCTAATGCTGGTTCTGCCGTAAGAGGTAAGGTTGCTGGTGTTAAGGTAAGACAAGGTGGTGCCCCACTTTCTAACCCTACTTTCCAAATTAGAGGTGCCAACCAGTTGAGAACTTCAAACAATCCTTTGATTGTTGTTGATGGTATCTTAATTGAAGGTGCTCTTTCTGATATCAATATGCAAGATGTTGAGAGTATCGAGGTATTGAAAGGTGCTTCTGCTGCTTCACTTTACGGTTCACGTGCTGCAAATGGTGTAGTTGCGATTAGAACACGTAGAGGTGATAAAGTAAATGGTATGAACTTCAGGTTCAGAAATGAGTTTGGTGCTGAGTCACTGTATAACTCAAGAGCTCCTGAGAAAACAGGTTCTCATCATTTCGAAATGAACCCTGATGGTTCTATTGTTACTGCAAGTGACCCTAACGGTTTTGCATTAGGACAAGATGATCCAGATTTGCTTCAGGATAACCCTTTCCCTAACGGTACTGTTGATCACTTAGATCAATTCTTTACAGGAACTAGTTTCTGGACTTCTTACCTTCAATTAACTTCAAATTACGGTTCTGGTAACATTGCTGTATCTTTTGAAAACACATTGACTGGTGGGGTTGTACCAATGAATGATGGTGCTCAGCGTCAGAATATTAGAGTTAACCTTGATCAGAACATTACTGATAAATTAAAACTTTCTGTAAGTACATTATATGGTATCAGAAAGAGAGATTTGAATTACACTGGTGGATTAGGTACTAGAGGTACTTTAAGAAACCTTTTCATGATGGATCCTTCTGCTGACTTGACTGAAGATAACTTTGATGGTACTCCTTACAGATGGAATGTTAACAAGTTCTCTAACTCAGAATCTAACCCACTTTATACTTTAAGTAGGTTGACTGACGATTTCAGACAAAACAGATTCTTGGCTAACATTAGATTGAATTATGAAATTGCGGATGGCTTAAATGCTGAGTATGCGATCTCTATGGATAGAAGTGATAACCATACTTTCACTTACCTTCCTAAGGGTCACTTAGACATTTCTGCTGGTAACAACCCAGGCTTGGGTCAGAGATCTGACTCTTTCAACGAGCAAACTGCTATTATCTCTACAACTACACTTTCGTATGTCAAAGCTTTTGGCGATTGGAACTTAAGGTCTAGAGTGTTCTATCAGTATGAGGACAACCAAACTGAAGGATGGGGTCTTTCTGCTCAGGATCAGCAAGCTAGTGGTATCAGGACTTATAACAACTTCTTGACTACTAACCCGCTTACTTCTAGTGAGTCTCAAATTACTGCTCATAACTTTGCAGGTGCAATCTCAGGTGATTACCAAAACAAGTACATTGCTGACCTTATCGTTAGATATGAAGGCGTGTCTCTATTTGGTGCAGACCAAAGATGGCAGACATTCTTCAGAGGTTCTTTCAACTATAGAATTTCTGAAGATGTAGATATTCCTGGTTTCCAAGAGCTTTCTATAAGAGGTTCTTACGGTACTTCAGGTAACAGACCTAACTTTGCAGACCAATATGAGCGTTTCAATGTAACTGCTGGTGCAATTAGTGCAAATGGTACTTTGGGTAACTCAAACTTGCAGAACTCAATTACTACTGAGTATGAAATCTCATTGAGAGCTGATTTCTTAGATAAATTCTCGGCTTTATTGTCTTACTCTAATCAGGTAACAGAAAAGCAAATCCTTACTGTGCCTATCTCTGGTGCCGCTTCTGGTGGCTTCAGTAGCCAAATTGCAAATGCTGGTACTGTTGAAGGTAACTCTATTGAGTTGACTTTGGATTACGAGGCAATTAAGACTGATAAAGTAGGATTGACTTTCGGGTTAGTATTTGACAGATTCCAAGGTGAGATCACTGAGTTCGACAGAAGAGACCAAGTTGTTGGTTTGAACATCTGGAGAGAGGGATCTAAAATTGGTGACATCTATGGTGAGCAGTATGCTCGTACTTTAGGAGAGCTCACTACTGATGCTAGCGGATTCGTACTGAACGATCCTTTCAGACAAGATGGTGTATTGGCTGATTACTCTGTTAATTCAGATGGCTTTGTTGTACACACAGCTTCTATCGGAACGGCTCAAGAGTCTGTTTTAAGAAAGACTGATGAAAATGGCGTTGTGTTGAATGACATCTTGTTAGGAAACGCTACTCCTGATTTCAACTTAGGTCTAAACACTACTTTCAGATACAAAGATCTTAGTGTTTATATGTTGTGGACGCACCAAAGCGGTGGTTTGATCTACAACCAAAGTAACCAGTGGTTATCTCGTGATTTGTTACACCCAATGTTTGATCAGGCTGGTGTAGCTGATGGTTCTAAGAAGACTACAGCATACTACTTGTCTATCTACAACGTTAACAGATCTAACGACTTCTATTTAGAAGATGCTACTAATACAAGACTTGCTGAGCTTGCTATTAACTATACTATCAATAAGAATGCTTTAGATAGAATGGGCTTAGGTAATATCTTCAAGTCAGCTAAACTGTCTGTGATTGGTAGAAACTTATTACTGTTCAGTGATTACACTGGCTTCGATCCTGAAGTAGGTAACTTGCAGGCTCCAGTTGATAACTTCAGTTATCCACTAGTGAGATCATTTACTGGATCTATCGATTTGACTTTCTAA